A genomic window from Antedon mediterranea chromosome 4, ecAntMedi1.1, whole genome shotgun sequence includes:
- the LOC140046650 gene encoding serine/threonine-protein phosphatase 6 catalytic subunit yields the protein MAEQSSVERWITFAKECKYLPENDLKKLCEHVCELLLEESNVQPVSTPVTVCGDIHGQFYDLEELFRTGGQVPDTNYVFMGDFVDRGYYSLETLTRLLTIKAKWPDRITLLRGNHESRQITQVYGFYDECQTKYGNANAWRYCTKVFDLLTVAAIIDEQILCVHGGLSPDVKTLDQIRTIERAQEIPHKGAFCDLVWSDPEDVDTWAISPRGAGWLFGAKVTNEFVHINNLKLICRAHQLVHEGYKYMFDEKLVTVWSAPNYCYRCGNIASIMAFRDTNSKEPKLFRAVPDNERVIPTRTTTPYFL from the exons AAATTATGTGAACATGTATGTGAGCTGCTTCTGGAAGAGTCCAATGTGCAGCCAGTTAGCACACCAGTTACAGTTTGTGGTGACATTCATGGACAG TTTTATGATTTAGAAGAATTATTCAGAACAGGTGGCCAGGTTCCTGATACTAATTATGTATTCATG GGTGACTTTGTAGATCGTGGATATTACAGTTTAGAAACATTAACTCGTTTATTGACAATCAAAGCCAAATGGCCTGACAGAATCACACTTCTAAGGGGTAACCATGAAAGTCGTCAAATAACACAAGTTTATGGTTTTTATG ATGAATGTCAGACAAAATATGGAAATGCAAATGCATGGAGATACTGCACCAAAGTTTTTGATCTTCTTACAGTAGCTGCA ATTATCGATGAACAGATTTTGTGTGTTCATGGCGGACTATCACCTGATGTAAAAACTTTGGATCAAATACGAACCATAGAGCGTGCTCAAGAAATTCCTCATAAAGGGGCTTTTTGTG atcttGTTTGGTCAGATCCTGAGGATGTTGATACCTGGGCAATTAGTCCACGTGGAGCTGGATGGCTGTTTGGGGCGAAGGTCACAAATGAG tttgtcCACATCAACAATCTAAAGTTAATCTGTAGAGCACATCAGCTTGTTCATGAAGGTTACAAATACATGTTTGACGAGAAGCTTGTGACAGTTTGGAGCGCCCCCAACTATTGTTATCGATGTGGCAATATAGCATCGATAATGGCCTTTCGTGATACCAATAGTAAAGAACCAAAACTATTTCGTGCTGTACCGGACAATGAAAGGGTTATACCAACAAGAACCACAACTCCTTATTTTTTGtaa